The Patagioenas fasciata isolate bPatFas1 chromosome 3, bPatFas1.hap1, whole genome shotgun sequence genome contains a region encoding:
- the FOXN2 gene encoding forkhead box protein N2 isoform X2 yields the protein MGPVTGMTPDKKAETPGTEKAAGLRQCHGMGSLPDAGDAGRPKATVVDRDSADDELTNLNWLHESTNLLTNFSLGSEGLPIVSPLYDIEGDSVPSFSPSCYQNPEKTSSTSKPPYSFSLLIYMAIEHSPNKSLPVKEIYSWILERFPYFATAPTGWKNSVRHNLSLNKCFRKVERSHGKVNGKGSLWCVDPEYKPILVQALKKQPFPSALAFYTPPASPSRSASPHYLTSVLQQNHGRSLKESDIDAATAMMLLNTSIQQGMLDCEKPQPLKAPKKRSYGSAFNPPSSINLQENDSAATNIDPKEDHNYSASSMGSQRCASRSSVSSLSSLDEVYEFISKTSHDGSDGSEGFHSEVDTDVDYEDDPLGDSGYASQPCVDTSEGCQPNKALEELCQEIDEELKEAAGSLLHLAGIQTCLSSLISTAKTHCHKQRKK from the exons ATGGGTCCAGTCACTGGAATGACTCCGGATAAGAAAGCTGAAACGCCAGGAACAGAAAAAGCTGCAGGACTACGGCAGTGTCATGGGATGGGAAGCTTGCCCGATGCAGGCGATGCCGGCAGGCCAAAGGCCACTGTGGTGGACAGAGATTCAGCAGATGACGAGCTCACAAATTTGAACTGGCTGCATGAAAGTACTAACCTTCTAACAAACTTCAGCCTTGGAAGTGAAGGTCTTCCGATCGTTAGTCCCTTGTATGACATTGAGGGCGACAGCGTGCCATCCTTCTCACCGTCCTGCTACCAGAACCCCGAAAAGACATCCTCCACTTCCAAACCCCCTTACTCTTTCAGCCTTCTCATTTACATGGCAATCGAGCATTCCCCCAACAAGAGCTTGCCAGTCAAAGAAATCTACAGCTGGATCCTGGAGCGCTTCCCCTACTTTGCCACGGCACCCACCGGCTGGAAGAACTCGGTCCGACACAACCTCTCCTTGAACAAGTGTTTCCGGAAAGTGGAGAGAAGCCATGGCAAG GTGAATGGAAAAGGTTCGTTATGGTGTGTTGACCCAGAATATAAACCTATTCTCGTGCAAGCACTGAAAAAGCAGCCTTTTCCCTCAGCACTTGCGTTTTATACTCCGCCAGCATCACCATCAAG gtCAGCATCCCCTCACTATCTCACTTCAGTCCTTCAGCAGAATCATGGCCGATCTCTCAAAG AATCCGATATTGATGCTGCTACTGCAATGATGCTGTTAAATACTTCCATTCAACAAGGGATGTTGGACT GTGAGAAACCTCAGCCTCTGAAGGCGCCTAAAAAGAGGAGTTACGGCAGTGCATTCAATCCTCCCAGTTCCATAAATTTGCAAGAAAATGATTCTGCAGCCACCAATATCGATCCGAAGGAGGATCACAACTACAGTGCCAGCAGCATGGGTTCCCAGCGCTGTGCATCTCGGTCCAGCGTGTCTTCCTTGTCCTCCCTTGATGAGGTGTATGAATTTATCTCCAAGACCAGCCATGACGGAAGCGATGGCAGCGAAGGATTTCACAGCGAAGTGGATACAGATGTTGACTATGAAGATGATCCTCTTGGAGACAGTGGCTATGCATCACAACCTTGTGTAGATACCTCTGAGGGATGTCAGCCAAACAAAGCACTTGAGGAGTTATGTCAAGAAATCgatgaggaattgaaagaagcaGCAGGGTCTCTGCTCCACCTTGCTGGCATCCAAACGTGTTTGAGTTCCTTAATAAGTACTGCAAAGACCCACTGtcacaagcaaaggaaaaaatag
- the FOXN2 gene encoding forkhead box protein N2 isoform X1 produces the protein MGPVTGMTPDKKAETPGTEKAAGLRQCHGMGSLPDAGDAGRPKATVVDRDSADDELTNLNWLHESTNLLTNFSLGSEGLPIVSPLYDIEGDSVPSFSPSCYQNPEKTSSTSKPPYSFSLLIYMAIEHSPNKSLPVKEIYSWILERFPYFATAPTGWKNSVRHNLSLNKCFRKVERSHGKVNGKGSLWCVDPEYKPILVQALKKQPFPSALAFYTPPASPSSRSASPHYLTSVLQQNHGRSLKESDIDAATAMMLLNTSIQQGMLDCEKPQPLKAPKKRSYGSAFNPPSSINLQENDSAATNIDPKEDHNYSASSMGSQRCASRSSVSSLSSLDEVYEFISKTSHDGSDGSEGFHSEVDTDVDYEDDPLGDSGYASQPCVDTSEGCQPNKALEELCQEIDEELKEAAGSLLHLAGIQTCLSSLISTAKTHCHKQRKK, from the exons ATGGGTCCAGTCACTGGAATGACTCCGGATAAGAAAGCTGAAACGCCAGGAACAGAAAAAGCTGCAGGACTACGGCAGTGTCATGGGATGGGAAGCTTGCCCGATGCAGGCGATGCCGGCAGGCCAAAGGCCACTGTGGTGGACAGAGATTCAGCAGATGACGAGCTCACAAATTTGAACTGGCTGCATGAAAGTACTAACCTTCTAACAAACTTCAGCCTTGGAAGTGAAGGTCTTCCGATCGTTAGTCCCTTGTATGACATTGAGGGCGACAGCGTGCCATCCTTCTCACCGTCCTGCTACCAGAACCCCGAAAAGACATCCTCCACTTCCAAACCCCCTTACTCTTTCAGCCTTCTCATTTACATGGCAATCGAGCATTCCCCCAACAAGAGCTTGCCAGTCAAAGAAATCTACAGCTGGATCCTGGAGCGCTTCCCCTACTTTGCCACGGCACCCACCGGCTGGAAGAACTCGGTCCGACACAACCTCTCCTTGAACAAGTGTTTCCGGAAAGTGGAGAGAAGCCATGGCAAG GTGAATGGAAAAGGTTCGTTATGGTGTGTTGACCCAGAATATAAACCTATTCTCGTGCAAGCACTGAAAAAGCAGCCTTTTCCCTCAGCACTTGCGTTTTATACTCCGCCAGCATCACCATCAAG taggtCAGCATCCCCTCACTATCTCACTTCAGTCCTTCAGCAGAATCATGGCCGATCTCTCAAAG AATCCGATATTGATGCTGCTACTGCAATGATGCTGTTAAATACTTCCATTCAACAAGGGATGTTGGACT GTGAGAAACCTCAGCCTCTGAAGGCGCCTAAAAAGAGGAGTTACGGCAGTGCATTCAATCCTCCCAGTTCCATAAATTTGCAAGAAAATGATTCTGCAGCCACCAATATCGATCCGAAGGAGGATCACAACTACAGTGCCAGCAGCATGGGTTCCCAGCGCTGTGCATCTCGGTCCAGCGTGTCTTCCTTGTCCTCCCTTGATGAGGTGTATGAATTTATCTCCAAGACCAGCCATGACGGAAGCGATGGCAGCGAAGGATTTCACAGCGAAGTGGATACAGATGTTGACTATGAAGATGATCCTCTTGGAGACAGTGGCTATGCATCACAACCTTGTGTAGATACCTCTGAGGGATGTCAGCCAAACAAAGCACTTGAGGAGTTATGTCAAGAAATCgatgaggaattgaaagaagcaGCAGGGTCTCTGCTCCACCTTGCTGGCATCCAAACGTGTTTGAGTTCCTTAATAAGTACTGCAAAGACCCACTGtcacaagcaaaggaaaaaatag